The following coding sequences lie in one Arachis ipaensis cultivar K30076 chromosome B05, Araip1.1, whole genome shotgun sequence genomic window:
- the LOC107640158 gene encoding uncharacterized protein LOC107640158: MEDVGYGVCDTCSMSVLINGSPSKPFKMERGLRQGDPLSPFLFVLVVDVLHRMLEEIVRNGRLSPLLVGRDHIQLSHLQFADDTILFCPPEDETIKNYKRLLRCFELMSGLSINFEKSSLIPINCDEEWVRRMCNVLGCKQDSLPVRYLGISLGANLRLVKTWKPVIDKVEEKLSLWKAKALLGFKPKRISDWGLWVLEWVILDMELPMETRTVPIGVGSSEPASQHFKNSQTCTWVLQVDMAPEDISSYSFTISIWKGLVPPRVELFVWFGLIGRVNTKERLRRQVWCAWISHIGLQWVYPGTIKEHFQSWTEFSINREEHKRLMVLIPFVVDGNAEDDRGFYG; encoded by the exons ATGGAGGAcgtgggttatggagtgtgtgaTACGTGCTCAATGTCAGTATTGATAAACGGCTCACCTTCGaagccgttcaagatggaaagGGGCCTGCGACAAGGTGATCCTTTATCTCCGTTCCTCTTTGTACTTGTTGTGGATGTCTTACATAGAATGCTTGAAGAAATAGTTAGAAACGGTCGATTATCACCTCTGTTGGTTGGAAGAGATCATATTCAGTTGTCGCACCTACAGTTCGCTGATGATACCATTTTGTTCTGCCCTCCTGAAGATGAGACCATCAAGAACTATAAGAGGTTGCTTCGGtgttttgagttgatgtcaggattaagtattaattttgagaagtccAGTTTAATTCCTATTAATTGCGATGAGGAGTGGGTACGACGTATGTGTAATGTGTTAGGCTGCAAGCAAGATTCCCTTCCAGTTAGATATCTGGGCATCTCATTAGGTGCGAACCTAAGATTGGTCAAGACATGGAAGCCAGTAATAGATAAAGTGGAGGAGAAGCTCAGCCTTTGGAAAGCCAAG GCTCTTCTCGGTTTCAAACCaaaaaggattagtgattggggattgtgggttttggaatGGGTTATCTTGgatatggaacttccaatggagacGAGAACTGTTCCAATAGGAGTTGGATCTAGTGAACCAGCTTCACAACACTTTAAGAATAGTCAAACTTGCACTTGG GTGTTGCAGGTAGATATGGCTCCAGAGGATATATCAAGTTACAGCTTTACTATATCTATTTGGAAAGGGCTTGTACCTCCTAGAGTGGAGTTATTTGTTTGGTTTGGCTTGATTGGCAGGGTCAATACGAAGGAGCGATTGCGTCG GCAGGTTTGGTGTGCTTGGATATCTCATATTGGTTTGCAATGGGTATACCCGGGTACAATAAAGGAGCATTTTCAGAGTTGGACGGAGTTCTCAATTAACAGGGAGGAGCACAAGAGATTGATG GTGCTaatcccttttgttgttgatggcaatgccgaagatgACAGAGGGTTTTATGGTTAG
- the LOC107640157 gene encoding uncharacterized protein LOC107640157: MGATSFHRSILEVRLPKHFDKPMDMRYDRTQDPQEHLTTFEARMNLEGVGDKVKCCAFPVTLAGPAIRWFNNLPQGSVARFSDITRAFLAQFTTRITKAKYPINLLGVTQRSGEPTRKYLDRFNDECLEIDGMTDSFASLCLTNGLLNEDFRKHLTTKPVWTM; encoded by the coding sequence ATGGGCGCAACCTCATTCCATCGTTCCAtcctcgaggtccggctgccaaaGCACTTTGACAAGCCGATGGACATGAGGTACGACAGAACACAAGACCCACAGGAACATCTTACGACCttcgaggccagaatgaacctggaaGGAGTGGGTGACAAGGTAAAATGCTGCGCCTTCCCGGTCACTCTggcgggacctgcaatacggtggttcaataacctcccgcagggctcggtggCTAGGTTCTCGGACATTACCCGCGCTTTCCTAGCCCAATTTACAACCAGAATCACAAAGGCAAAGTACCCGATCAATTTACTCGGAGTGACTCAAAGGTCCGGCGAGCCAACCAGGAAATATCTAGACCGGTTCAACGACGAGTGCTTGGAGATCGACGGGATGACGGATTCATTTGCTAGCTTGTGCTTGACGAACGGACTTCTAaacgaggacttcagaaagcaTCTCACCACGAAGCCGGTGTGGACAATGTAG